In Granulicatella elegans, one genomic interval encodes:
- a CDS encoding QueT transporter family protein, with amino-acid sequence MKQNNVKVLIINAIVAALYVVITTVFAFMSFGNIQFRISEMLNHLFVFDKKYGYGIIAGVILANTIFMSSSGLGVYDLVFGLGHSILSLLIGTLVFRFAKDLKGKMLLLSIVFSVMIFLVAIELKIVLELPFWLSYFETFVGEIVVMLVGIPVMLAADKAIDFTKQMNA; translated from the coding sequence ATGAAACAAAATAATGTAAAAGTGTTGATTATCAATGCGATTGTAGCAGCACTATATGTGGTGATTACAACAGTATTTGCTTTTATGTCCTTTGGGAATATCCAATTCCGTATTTCAGAAATGTTAAACCATTTATTTGTCTTTGATAAAAAATATGGGTACGGAATTATTGCGGGTGTTATTTTAGCCAATACGATTTTTATGTCTAGCTCTGGTTTAGGAGTGTATGATTTAGTATTTGGTTTAGGACATTCTATTTTATCTTTATTGATTGGTACATTAGTGTTCCGATTTGCAAAAGATTTAAAAGGGAAAATGTTATTGTTATCCATCGTATTTAGTGTGATGATTTTCTTAGTAGCTATTGAGTTGAAAATTGTATTAGAATTACCATTTTGGTTAAGCTACTTTGAAACTTTTGTTGGTGAAATTGTAGTCATGTTAGTGGGAATTCCAGTCATGTTAGCAGCCGACAAAGCAATTGATTTTACAAAACAAATGAATGCATAA
- a CDS encoding MBL fold metallo-hydrolase, with the protein MELLSLTVGRLQENVYFLIDENKETLIFDPGAQAEDIKELIEEEGLKPIAIVLTHAHGDHIGAVDELRKAYNIPMYMNEIEKEFLTNTDFNRSLYSNENITVKPADGYYPAELGKWKIGSFEPELALIPGHSPGSTVFIFKDNGFVIGGDVLFKGSVGRSDFSYGSHMTLMAGIEQYLLPLPGNTVVFPGHGEPTTLQDEIASNPFLNGATR; encoded by the coding sequence ATGGAATTATTGAGTTTAACAGTAGGACGTCTACAAGAGAACGTGTATTTTTTAATTGATGAAAATAAAGAAACATTAATTTTTGACCCAGGTGCACAAGCAGAGGATATTAAAGAATTAATTGAAGAAGAAGGATTGAAGCCAATTGCGATTGTGTTAACACATGCGCATGGAGATCATATTGGAGCAGTAGATGAATTAAGAAAAGCCTATAATATTCCAATGTATATGAATGAAATTGAAAAAGAATTTTTAACGAATACAGATTTCAATCGTTCATTATATTCAAACGAAAATATTACGGTAAAACCTGCTGACGGATACTATCCAGCAGAATTAGGAAAATGGAAAATTGGAAGTTTCGAGCCTGAATTAGCGTTAATTCCAGGACATTCTCCAGGTAGTACAGTCTTTATCTTCAAAGACAATGGATTTGTTATCGGAGGAGATGTTTTATTCAAAGGAAGCGTTGGACGCAGTGACTTCTCATATGGCAGTCATATGACATTAATGGCAGGGATTGAACAATATTTATTACCATTACCAGGAAATACGGTTGTTTTCCCAGGACATGGAGAACCAACAACATTACAAGATGAAATTGCAAGTAATCCGTTTTTAAATGGCGCAACGAGATAG
- a CDS encoding acyl-CoA dehydrogenase family protein, translated as MFLSEELLAQIHQRAAQYDLENAWPKEDYEALKEAGYYKAFVPKEYGGYGLSLQEIAQEQTRLAMAAPGTALGINMHQIIVGLAKHMVRFGNKKGEQILRDAADGKLLAFGISEPSNDRVLFGSISKAEPQEDGDYRFYGKKVFLSMGKYCDKLVSFGSDTSGESPLSVFAYLTPDAETFEVKDDWNTLGMKATQSNTVELKGIYAAEEQILTKVAPGPSFDPVVFGIFAYFEILLAATYHGIGKRALEIGIETVKNRHSVSNDAPYSQDKNIRWRIAEAAIILDGIQPQINELSQRLESSKEYSFIWLPRLSSIKNRSVEVSKKAVEEIVRASGGSSYYNTTELSRLYRDVLAGLFQPSDQESLHDAWANILLGPIA; from the coding sequence ATGTTTTTATCGGAGGAATTACTAGCACAAATTCATCAAAGAGCAGCGCAATATGACTTAGAAAATGCGTGGCCAAAGGAAGATTATGAGGCATTAAAAGAAGCGGGGTATTATAAAGCTTTTGTGCCAAAAGAATATGGGGGATATGGTTTATCTCTTCAAGAAATTGCACAAGAACAAACAAGACTGGCGATGGCAGCACCAGGAACAGCTCTTGGTATTAATATGCACCAAATTATTGTCGGATTAGCCAAACATATGGTTCGATTCGGGAATAAGAAGGGCGAGCAAATTTTACGAGATGCGGCTGATGGGAAGTTGCTGGCGTTTGGTATTTCTGAACCAAGTAATGACCGAGTTTTATTTGGCTCCATTTCAAAAGCGGAGCCACAAGAAGATGGAGACTATCGTTTTTATGGGAAGAAAGTTTTCCTATCGATGGGGAAATATTGCGATAAATTAGTTTCATTTGGTTCAGATACTTCTGGAGAATCTCCATTATCGGTCTTTGCTTATTTAACACCTGATGCAGAAACGTTCGAAGTCAAAGATGATTGGAATACATTAGGAATGAAAGCAACTCAATCAAACACAGTTGAATTAAAAGGTATTTATGCTGCAGAAGAGCAAATTTTAACAAAAGTAGCTCCTGGTCCAAGTTTTGATCCAGTGGTTTTTGGTATTTTTGCTTATTTTGAAATTTTATTAGCTGCTACTTATCATGGGATTGGAAAACGTGCGTTAGAAATCGGAATTGAAACGGTAAAAAATCGTCATTCTGTATCGAATGATGCGCCGTATTCTCAAGATAAAAATATTCGTTGGAGAATTGCCGAAGCAGCTATTATTTTAGATGGCATTCAACCACAAATTAATGAATTAAGTCAAAGATTGGAATCAAGCAAAGAATATAGCTTTATTTGGTTACCACGTTTATCTTCGATTAAAAATCGTTCTGTTGAAGTGTCTAAAAAAGCGGTGGAAGAAATTGTACGTGCGAGTGGAGGAAGTTCTTATTATAATACAACAGAACTTTCACGCTTATATCGTGATGTATTAGCTGGTTTATTCCAACCATCTGATCAAGAATCTCTTCATGATGCATGGGCAAATATTTTATTAGGACCTATTGCGTAG